Proteins from one Sphingomonas sp. HF-S4 genomic window:
- the lon gene encoding endopeptidase La has product MKQSYPVLPLRDIVVFPHMIVPLFVGRDKSVAALEAAMADDKEIFLVAQLDPAEDDPGREDLYDTGVSAEVLQLLKLPDGTVRVLVAGKERGALDTVDESGAFLTATVRPVEEAEVEGAEVQALMRSVVDQFENYAKLNRKLPAETAVQLAELDDASRLADAVAANIAVKVADKQSLLVEKDPQKRLEMVFAFMEGELGVLQVEKKIRSRVKRQMEKTQREYYLNEQLKAIQRELGNEGDEGDGDEVAELTQKIATLKLSKEARTKATSELKKLKTMAPMSAEATVVRNYLDVLLGLPWGKKSKLKKDIAEAQGVLDEDHYALEKVKDRIVEYLAVQARTNKLKGPILCLVGPPGVGKTSLGKSIAKATGREFIRQSLGGVRDEAEIRGHRRTYIGSLPGKIVTNLRKTGTSNPLFLLDEIDKLGQDFRGDPASALLEVLDPEQNNKFNDHYLEIDIDLSDVMFVCTANSLNLPQPLLDRMEIIRLEGYTEDEKVEIAERHLVDKQIEAHGLKEGEFTLTQEGLRALIQKYTREAGVRTLEREIAKLARKALRKILEGKETSVTITPENLHEYAGVQKYRHGLGEEENQIGAVTGLAWTEVGGELLTIESVTVQGKGAIKTTGKLGDVMKESVEAAFSFVKARSPSYGIKPSLFARKDVHVHLPEGAVPKDGPSAGIGLVTAIVSTMTGVPVRRDIAMTGEVTLRGRVLPIGGLKEKLLAALRGGIKTVLIPQENEKDLAEIPANIREGLEIIPVKHVDEVLHRALTEPLTAIDWTDADELAAQPPVHVPGIGDAVHH; this is encoded by the coding sequence ATGAAGCAGTCCTATCCCGTCCTGCCGCTTCGCGACATCGTCGTCTTCCCGCACATGATCGTTCCGCTGTTCGTGGGTCGTGACAAGTCGGTCGCGGCGCTCGAAGCCGCGATGGCGGACGACAAGGAGATCTTCCTCGTCGCCCAGCTCGATCCCGCCGAGGACGATCCCGGCCGCGAAGACCTGTACGACACCGGCGTCTCGGCCGAAGTGCTGCAGCTCCTGAAGCTGCCCGACGGCACCGTGCGCGTGCTCGTCGCCGGCAAGGAGCGCGGCGCGCTCGACACGGTCGACGAATCGGGGGCGTTCCTTACCGCGACGGTCAGGCCGGTCGAGGAAGCCGAAGTCGAGGGCGCCGAGGTCCAGGCGCTGATGCGCTCGGTGGTCGACCAGTTCGAGAATTACGCCAAGCTCAACCGCAAGCTGCCCGCCGAGACCGCGGTCCAGCTCGCGGAGCTCGACGATGCGTCGCGCCTCGCCGACGCAGTGGCCGCCAATATCGCCGTCAAGGTTGCGGACAAGCAGTCGCTGCTCGTCGAGAAGGATCCTCAGAAGCGCCTCGAGATGGTGTTCGCCTTCATGGAGGGCGAACTGGGCGTGCTGCAGGTCGAGAAGAAGATCCGCAGCCGCGTCAAGCGCCAGATGGAGAAGACCCAGCGCGAATATTACCTCAACGAGCAGTTGAAGGCGATCCAGCGCGAGTTGGGCAATGAGGGCGACGAGGGCGACGGCGACGAGGTTGCCGAGCTCACCCAGAAGATCGCGACGCTCAAGCTGAGCAAGGAAGCACGCACCAAGGCGACGTCGGAGCTCAAGAAGCTCAAGACGATGGCGCCGATGTCGGCTGAAGCCACCGTGGTGCGCAATTATCTCGACGTGCTGCTGGGACTCCCCTGGGGCAAGAAGTCGAAGCTCAAGAAGGACATCGCCGAGGCGCAGGGCGTGCTCGACGAGGACCATTATGCGCTCGAGAAGGTCAAGGACCGGATCGTCGAGTATCTCGCGGTCCAGGCGCGCACCAACAAGTTGAAGGGGCCGATCCTGTGCCTCGTCGGGCCTCCCGGCGTCGGCAAGACCTCGCTCGGCAAGAGCATCGCGAAGGCGACCGGGCGCGAGTTCATCCGCCAGTCGCTGGGCGGCGTTCGTGACGAAGCCGAGATCCGCGGCCATCGCCGCACCTATATCGGCTCGCTGCCGGGCAAGATCGTCACCAATCTCCGCAAGACCGGAACGAGCAATCCGCTGTTCCTGCTCGACGAGATCGACAAGCTTGGCCAGGACTTCCGCGGCGATCCGGCCTCGGCGCTGCTCGAGGTGCTCGACCCCGAGCAGAACAACAAGTTCAACGACCATTATCTGGAGATCGACATCGATCTTTCGGACGTGATGTTCGTATGCACCGCGAACTCGCTCAACCTGCCCCAGCCGCTGCTCGATCGCATGGAGATCATCCGGCTCGAAGGCTATACCGAGGACGAGAAGGTCGAGATCGCCGAGCGGCACCTGGTCGACAAGCAGATCGAGGCGCATGGCCTGAAGGAAGGCGAGTTCACGCTGACCCAGGAAGGGCTGCGTGCGCTGATCCAGAAGTATACGCGCGAGGCGGGCGTCCGCACGCTCGAGCGCGAGATCGCCAAGCTGGCCCGGAAGGCGCTGCGGAAGATCCTCGAGGGCAAGGAGACTTCGGTCACCATCACGCCCGAGAACCTCCACGAATATGCCGGGGTCCAGAAGTACCGCCACGGGCTGGGCGAGGAGGAGAACCAGATCGGTGCGGTTACCGGGCTCGCCTGGACCGAGGTCGGCGGCGAGTTGCTGACGATCGAAAGCGTCACGGTGCAGGGCAAGGGCGCGATCAAGACGACCGGAAAGCTCGGCGACGTGATGAAGGAATCGGTCGAGGCCGCGTTCAGCTTCGTCAAGGCGCGCAGCCCGAGCTACGGGATCAAGCCGAGCCTGTTCGCGCGCAAGGACGTCCATGTCCACTTGCCCGAAGGCGCCGTCCCCAAGGATGGACCCTCGGCGGGCATCGGCCTCGTCACGGCGATCGTCTCGACGATGACCGGAGTGCCGGTGCGCCGCGACATCGCGATGACCGGTGAGGTCACGCTGCGGGGCAGGGTGCTGCCGATCGGCGGGCTCAAGGAGAAGCTGCTCGCGGCGCTGCGCGGCGGCATCAAGACCGTGCTTATCCCGCAGGAGAACGAGAAGGATCTCGCCGAGATCCCCGCGAACATCCGCGAGGGGCTCGAGATCATTCCGGTCAAGCATGTCGACGAGGTGCTGCATCGGGCGCTCACCGAGCCGCTCACCGCGATCGACTGGACCGATGCCGATGAGTTGGCCGCCCAGCCGCCGGTGCACGTCCCGGGGATCGGCGACGCCGTCCATCACTGA